The Penaeus chinensis breed Huanghai No. 1 chromosome 25, ASM1920278v2, whole genome shotgun sequence genome segment TAGTTGCTTCTTGTCTTTAAGTAGCTCTgatcaataataacgacaataatgataataaaaatgaccacaatactaataatggtttCAACAACAATGATTGTCGTATAACGAATGCTAATGGAAATggttaacaataaatatataaaaaatattacgaTTATAGAAAATATATCCTTAAATTATAAGATTgctaaaattgtaatgataaaattatagaaagAAAGTGGTGATGTTAAAAGTATAATAATCATCGAAGTGTGAACAACTGTCATTAtgaaaattgtaacaataatgataaaagcattaCTGAatctgataacgatgataatgatgatcatcatcatagcaaCAGAAGCAGCAACACATTTTATAGCTACGATTAACACAGTAGCAAATATATCATTAGTGACGACGGTAACGATAGCAACGTCAACATAGTAACCCATAATCAAGGGAGGttgcatcatcactatttttgcaTGAAATGCATTTTCCTTCTCGGAGGTGTGGCCACGGTAGAGTGATGAGCATATGTGCCAGTGCGTATATAAGGCGGGCGAGTGCGAAGGAAGCCAGTCTCGCAGCAGCTTCCCTGCGCAGTCATGAACACTCGAAGTTGCCTCGTGGTGAGTAGTCGCTTGAGGATCGCCTCTCGTACTTGGCTGGGACTAGGGCCCAACTGGAAGGGCTTCTCCATGCTTTCCTTTGCTTGCAGGTGCTGGCTACCGTGGTGGCCATGGCGGCAGCGCAGGGCtacggcggtggcggtggcggcggcggcggtggcggcggtggcggcggcggcggcggggggcgcTTCATCCCCATCGTGAAGGACGACCGCACGCAGAACGCCTACGGCGAGAACACCTTCGAGTTCGAGGCCGCCAACGGCATCGTCCGCTACGAGTCCGGAAAAGAAGACAACGGACACGTGCAGGAGGGAGGCTGGAGGTGAGTCACGTGCTCAGGGCTCAGGCCGGAGCCTCTCTCATCACGTCTCATGTTTCCCCAAAATACTCTCAGCTCTTCTCGCCACACACATGACCACGCCTCCTCCACCTACAGGTACCAGGCGCCGGAGGGCATCCCTGTGGAGATCACCTTCGTGGCCGACCAGGGGGGGTACCAGCCCCAGGGGGCCCTGCTCCCCGTGGCCCCGCCTCTTCCCTACCAGAGGACGCAGTCCTtcggaggagcagcaggaggcggaggaggaggaggaggatatgcgtGAATCTGAGAAGCCGACTTGCTGATTTCTTTGAGCTTCATCCCCCTTCATAGTCATCTTGAGGAGCTGGTCTCTATGTTGTCGTTTCATCGCTATCCATTTGTTGTTTACTGATGCATGTCATATTTCACAATTGGCTGATTTATCGAAATAAATTCTATCTACAcatgtttctttgtttccccGTGTACATACATTTGGGAAATATGCGCAAGAATGTCGTTCTCCCTCTACATGCTTTTGTGTTTGCTAGCTTGCGTATGTATGAAgagtacatatacagataaaagaattattttaagtgtgtatgtgtgcgcctgtACTGTAATTATGTATTTGCAACAATATGTCTTTGGCTGTAAACTTgggtatatctatgtctatctgtatatgtctggctttctatttttctacccatctatcttttcATATCGGGGGCAGAGCAAccacttcgcaaatctcaatcgcatcgcatCGCATCCGGCCCACTAGGCTTACCCACCCTGCTCGGCATTAACACCGCAGTCTGGCCCACAAAGAACTCAGTGATGTAGTGGCAATCATTCCTGTGTAAGGCTCTCCTAACAGtcaatatacataattaaaaaaaaatatcttgattgtaaaaagacacaaacacacacacacacacacatatacgaacacatacacgcacacaaacacacacacacatatatacgcacacacacacgcacacacacacacacacacacacacacacacacacacacacacatatatatatatatatattgtcagtggtttctttgctttgttcttataagcagaaacctttggttctttaattctggtatcctctgggatatagattatctcgggcctattaaaacaattgtattttcataaattatattgttcacactatataatcacaaatacactaagtgaaacacgggaatcatcaggagtgccgtcagtgaagtgttggaggacgaactatccgagccaaaactcatgcaccaggggtgaattagcacaagatagtcactggtagagcgggctgcggttgtcagctactcagcaccaatagaaggggcagcagatatcagctactcggccatcactagaggggttgcagatataagcaactcagcataaagaggctgtaataaatagttcgtaaaaatagttttctgccttaatttttactacatcacttcacagcacttcaccgcattttattcaccattcacaaattgaatatatagatatatactcatacaatatatacaaactaaataaagtagacttacaagtgttcaggtgtggagctcggagtagagtggcaaaccatagaatggcaaccaccgataatggttgacatgaggctttggtggggtcgaaactgccatccgaacggtggaggcgaaccaaagggacacttacacctcacacacacacaccatatacgcacaactaaatagtgaaaccatcactaaaacacaaaccctttacatatatatatatatatatatatatatatatatatatatatatatatatatatatatataatgaactgtGTGCATGTTGTCATCCATTAGTACCGAACGCATTCAGTATAGCCTAAACTGTGGGGACATGGACAACTATTTACTTTTCCACCCTCTTCTAGTAAGTTTCTATGTACAATATTTTCCttgcataagaaaaaaatattattgtaatcTAGGATAAAAAGGTCTCTGGGCCACTGTCAACACAAATGGATCACTTGCCTGATGAATGGTTTGCACATTTAACAATAACATTTTTGTTTAAAagcactttatatatttatgtatgtgactGCATCAGGCGATCATGCACTAAATAGTTCCTCATAGGAAGTCACCAACTTGTCCAAAGCTCAATTTTAACTCCTTATTGccataccatgtccagcgatgaggGTTGGAGGGCCAGGAGTGATAAAGCCTCAATCTCTGGGATCTTGCAAAGGCCTGGAAAAGGAGGTTACTCTCACTACAGGAATCAGACCAACAGAAATCTTGTATTCAGCTTTATTTTAAGCAGATGccgcattgaaatcacctaaaataAAGCGAATATCTAGCTGAGGACAGccgtctgccacagatgtgagtttggcttAAAACACTCTTTTCACTTCGTGTTTGCAAACATCGAGTAGGTGGAGATTGAAGCCAAATGATTGCTTCAATCGCAATCACCGACTGGATTTACCATTACATCAGAAGGCGGTTAGAGATAGCTGTGGCTACCCGCGGAAGGTGGTGACCTACTCGAGGGCCCGTCCAGTAATTGGTGTAACCAGCCTTATTAATCGTGGTGCTGAGAGGTCTTCTCCTCTCCGAGACTGCGG includes the following:
- the LOC125038467 gene encoding pupal cuticle protein 20-like, translated to GGGGGGGGRFIPIVKDDRTQNAYGENTFEFEAANGIVRYESGKEDNGHVQEGGWRYQAPEGIPVEITFVADQGGYQPQGALLPVAPPLPYQRTQSFGGAAGGGGGGGGYA